CTGGGCCCCGTGATCTCAATCCCAAGCCCAATCGCGGTGCAGGAAACTAGGCGGGGTCGGGAGAGCGTGTACTTGATGGGTATAAAAAGGTGTGTGGCGGTTCAGGAGAGGGTTCGTGGTCGTCGACATGTGCGACGCGGAACAAGTTACGAACATGTCTTAACTAAGTAGTGAAAGCTTTTGCGTTCCATGAGACACGAGTCGGGCGCCGAAAGTGGATCATTCAAAAGGGCCGTTCTACAGCGTTACCCAAACAATTACTTGCCTCGTAATTGGAGCCGAGATGGCCTCACGTGTTAGGCCATGTGGGCCCTTTCACTGCCTGCAGTCACATGGCAAAAGAACCTTTACGACTGTCTCTCATTACTCCGCTTTACCTACCTGCCTCGTAGTTGGAGGCACTGCCAGTCCCACATGTGGGGCCCTTCTCTGTAGATGGAAGCCctctctttcttggatgattttTGTTTTTATCGATCTAAACAATCCAAAGGAAATTATGTGAAATAACAATAATTCGATCTATATAATTATCACAATGTTTCTACGGCTTCATCATATTTTATTTCACATATGCTGGATATGTTATCATTTCTTTTGTTCCCACTTGGGGTTGCTTCATGAATCAATTTCCTAAAGAGTAATTGCAGTGTCATCGTCACATCGACAGCCACGTTTTAGCTTAAACACCAACTCTCTCTTTACTTTTACGAGCAGATGACGAGGCCTTCCTTAGTTGCAGTAATCTATTCGAGTCTTGTTTCTAAAGAAATATAGAAGCAACACCAAAACTTACTCATGCTTTCGAACTTCCATGTATTCCAACTACTGCTTAGTTGTTGTTCCTTTGTATAATATGAAGAGCTCAGAGCTGTTTCCAAAGCGCACCTTCTTCCACACCAAGCTGTACCTCCTTATTCAAAGGGATTTAGATCTCCGAGATCGAAAAAAGAAGAACAGGAAAGCCATTTCAAACTGGGTCGAACTTCCACAGGAAGTTTCATGTAGAGGTTGGCCAGTAATGAGCTGTTTGTATTCTGATTCCAGAATAAATGTTTACCCGTCAATGAAAGCTTGGAAAGAAGTGCACAGAATAGGTGATGGGTACCGGAAACCAATAAGGTAATGGGGTTTGAGCGCTTCCATCAGAGCGCCCATGTGCTTGCTTCTGGGTGCAAGAGTACTTAGAAGCTGTTCCCAGCTCTCTCAGCCTCTCCAAGATCGAGCTACGAGATGTATCCCTCGCACTCCCCTCATCTCCATGACAAATATGGCATGACGATCCCCGTGCCGGTGCCACCGGAAAGCCACAGCTCCCCTTACACCCCTGCAGCCATGCCCGGCCGAGCCCGCGGCAGCATCACTCCATGGTCGACCGGTCTCTGCCACTGCATGGATGATCCAGGCAACTGTAAGAATACATATCCATCTTGTATCTGTTTGCTTCGGGTTCCATCTTTCGAGTTCCTCACTGCGGTCTCTTTCTTCTGTGTCTTCTCCAGGTCTGGTCACATGCTTATGCCCTTGCATCACTTTCGGACAGATAGCTGATATTGTTGATGAAGGCACTTGCTGTAAGATCTCATTCTTTCTACACTACTCCCTCTAGTTTGAGCCTCTAAACGAAGAAGAAACGAGAGAGAATGAAAACGTTGATGCTGCTCTGCTCTCTGCCTGCACAGCTTGTGTAGCGAGTGGGGCGGTGTACGGGCTGCTCTGCCTCACCGGCATGGCGTGCTTGTACTCCTGCTTCTACCGTTCCAGAATGAGAGGACAACACGACCTGGAGGAGGGTCCTGTTCCCGACTGCCTCATCCATTGCTGCTGTGAGCCCTGTGCTCTGTGCCAGGAGTACCGCGAGCTCAGGAACAGGGGCTTCGACATGGGTATCGGTGAGTGTTGCCTGCCCCTTCGCACCGCAGTCTTCTCTGCAGCATCGTCGATCGACTAACTCGTGTGTTTGTGTGCTGTGTGTGAAGGATGGAGAGCGAACATGGAGAGGCAGAGGCGTGGAGTCATGCTTGCTCCTGTCATGGGAGCTCCTGCAATTGGTGGCATGAGAAGATGAATGCAAACGTCAACGTTTTGAGTTTATTGCTATGTATCTCTTTTTCTTATGATATGTATGAGGTTTACGAAGCAATAAGTACGCGGAACATTGGCGAATATGGTGATGGATGTTCTTCTCTGATCATACAACAACATAAATCAATCGACGTAGTAGCAGAATATAACATCAGATGAAATATACACACATAATTATTTCCTAACGCAGATAGGGTTATCGAACATGTAAAGGATGATGCTGCACTCTATACGTAATATGAATTATTGGGGATTGAATGTGGTTTGTATGTCACTTATCACAACATAGCCAAAAATAGAGATCGTCAATCGACATGGTTGGCATGTGTGAACGATACATAAAAATAGTAACTAATCCGATCCGAAAATGTTCGAGTTCGATCCGATTTCCCCCAATTCTTACCCGACCCGACGTGGATTGGACTAAGGGGAACATTTCTTGATCGGACCACGTCGGACGAAACATCACCGCTCCTGTTGCTTGTGTGACTTAACGAACGATTGAGATGCGGGAGCGGAGTGACTATTTCTAAGTACCTTTGGAGAGGATCCTTCAGTACAATAGACTTCGAGTCCAAACCCGCTCGAGCCCTCTTTTGTACTACTATTACTCTGCTCCGATGGCTAAGCCCATTGTTGCGTGAGTCGAAATCCACAAGCGagagcaaggaggaggaggaggaggaagaggaggagaatggCTCCTCTCGCACCCAAGACCGGGGACGCAGTCTTTGCCAGCGTCGATCGCGTGGTAAGGTCGATTCAACCCTCAAGAAATTGCGGTCAAATTGAAAACCCTAATCGGCGATTATTGTTGCCCTAATTCTTCTGTGCCTGTTCCGTTGATGTGGTGTCGACGATGATCTTGGCAGAATGCGGAGCTGTTCACCCTGACGTACGGGGCGATGGTGCGGCAGCTCCTCACGGATCTGGAGGAGGTCGATGAGGTCAACAAGCAGCTCGATCAGATGTATGAGAATGTCTTCCCCTTCCTTCCACCCTCGTCTTGATCTTGTTTGCTTTGCCTTCCGTCTTCATGAGGGAAATCTGCGAATGAACTTGGCGATCTTGTGAACTTTAATCTTCGATCACAAGATCTACCTTTGGTTGTTATAGGTATTCGTTGGTAGGTGGAAAGCTCGACTCAAGAATCGATGTCTCGTGCGTCGGTTGTTGATTCTTGTTCGCTGCATTAACGTGCAGTGTAGCTTGGTGGGTCAATTTTTCTGTCGGTTCCTCCCTCTTCTTCGTTCGTCTCTCTACTGTCCTCCACCATCGTCATCTCTCTTCAATCGttattcttctccctcttctgttAATGCAGTGGCCTTATCTGAAACCAATAGCTTTAGGGCATATAAGTGGtatgaaataattttaattgGAAGCTGCAATAGTCGCTTAGAGGTCATCGATCTTGATGATCTATGATCATTTGTAGCAAAACTAAAATTTAATATGTTACACAAACACAAGTTATGACCCGAAAAGAGCATCTAATTAAGATACCAAAGACGAGGAGGGGAAAAATTGAATAGAATTTGGGAAATGATGTTTGAGCCTATGAGGTACAAGGAATTAACCTATTAGAAGAGGTAGAGAGAACCAAAATTTGCTGTGTACTAAGACCAAACTTTGTCGTgtaatttgtttcttttttagAAGATAGCTCATGTACACAACCGTTCTTGCGTCATACTGCCCCATTAGTGGGCAGACCAACTGATTTGCTTAACAGATATGATCTATAATCTGTCAGTGATTGTCCAGCCTGATATTCTCTGACTCCCAAATGAATTTATGCTAGTTCTGGTTCTAAACTAAatcctctttaaatttttctttatTGGAATCAAGTCATATTTATCTTAACCTCCTATTTGTTAATATTGTATTTGATGCATTTCTCATGTCTCAAATTATTGCATGTTGTGCAGGGGATACAACATTGGAGTCCGGTTGATTGATGAATTCCTAGCCAAGTCCAATGTATCTAGATGTGTTGACTTCAAGGAGACAGCTGATGTAATTGCAAAGGTGCTTCTTTTAGTTTTATTCTTACTTTTTGTACATGCTTCAATATTTAAATGACAGCTATAACCCATAGATCAATCAATGATGCAGATTATGTCAGCTCTTAAAATtctgattttttttgttaatgatCAATAGATATTCAATATCTAATGTACCCGAGCTTCAACTTGATGCAACCACAGTTGATTGCTGAAGTAATATATCAGTCTTTCGACAATTCCACTCTAGAGTTTTGCCACCCCTGGCTGCTTCAGAATATATTTATCACCAATTCTTTTGACAAGGGTAAATCATTCTTGCACAAAGTCATTTTAGATGTACATTAAATGCTTACATGACCTAAGTTGTCAAGTTATTAAAAGATCAGTCCAAGGCACACACTGTTAACATTCTCAAAGGATATTTACTTACTTCCTTTCTCCTTCTGTATTTTCATCtttcccagcactgtcaatggatttttatatcaattttctgtCTTCAAGTCAGTACCCTTTTGAAATATCTGATATCTGTCTAACTATTCCAAAAATTATTTGGATTAGATGACCTGTCGTGATGATTTCATACTAAAAAGTAGTAATCTGTCCATGCATGTATGCATCCACATAAGCCCATGAATGTGTATATATTCCGTATGTACATGTTAACATATATAAACAGGAGTGAGTAATAGATGTTGGTCTGTATGCATAGCCAAGCATGGGTATCTTGTTTCTCTTGTGTGAAAGTTATGCTTATAGGGCCTTTCATGAATCTGCATTTACTTCTTGTCCCTTTAGCTGAAAATGTAGTTCTTATTGGTCTATAGGATGTTATTACAACTTCTCTTATTGTTGCAGATGAAGAAAATCAACAATTTCTTAGATTTTGTTTTGTTGAAGTTTTGATCATTTGCCTAACAATTTCTTGGATTTGGAACAAAATAATGTTTAGTGACACCTTTTTCGACACCCAACTTGACACAATCACTGAAACCGTAGAGAAACACATAAGAAATGAGTTATAGGTTACTATGTCCCTCTAAACCATGAAAATTGAAAATTAGCAAATATGTCCACACAATTGGCTCTGTTAGTACACATCTTGTCAAATCATGGTTAAATAGACTTGAATTAAGCTCAAATGGGATAATTAAAAATGGTAAAATAAAGTTGCCCTTGGACGTATGACAGTGTATCTAAAAAGGTAACAAACTTCCACATGGAGGGAACAACGCCAACGACAGCTAACTGGTTTTCAGGAGCATTTGTGAAAGATCCATACCACCCAATTGGAGGAGAGATCTCAAACAAACCAGGAaaatttttgaaatgattttgaCCATTTTGATCACATACTTCCCCATCACTGATTGATCATTTCTGTTACATGTAATTGAATCTAAAACCAAGTTGAGAGAGCACTACGATTTGCAATCATACATAAAGAAAAACCATCAGATGTTGGGTAAAGATTCGTACATACTCTCGTAAAAGAATTTATTAGCTACTTAAAGTGCTTATATGTAGCATCTCTCTCAAAAACCTCTAATCTATCATAAATACCTCTTTTAGGGGCATTGTGAAAATATATGTTTGTTTCTTCAGATATATTGCTGAAATTTGTTTTTAGTTTATCTTTTGTTGGGTTCCATATGTATGTAATGAATATGGCACTGGGTTCCAAAAGAAATGAACTTATTTTGTTTCATGAAGAAATGTCATTGAGCTATTAGTTACATCAAGAATGAGAGTACTTAGTAATCAACTTTAGATGAAACTGTATGCCATCCATTGTACTCGGTGCTATTTTACTAAATAGTTAATAAATAATAACTTGGCTTACCTAACAAGCAACCTAGAGTGACTGAGCTTGAGTCCCAATGTGGTTAACACACATATGCAGATAAAACATAATGACTATGTTAAAAGATTTACTTAGTTATTTGTAAGTATTTGCATTTTTGCAGTCCTAAGGTGCATTTTTGTTTGTGTAAAGTTCATCTTTTGCCACAAGCAAAACTATTGTCAACAATTCATTGTTTCCGAGTACTTGAGTCGGCTACATGGATTCTTCTCCACCTTTATTTCTGATAGAAGTAATATCATTCTTTGATTCGAGAGTTATCAAATCCTTTTTCTTGTTTCTTACAAAAACTTCTTTAACTGTGCTCCTGTTGgccccacttttttttttttatcgggtTAGCTTGCTTTGTGAGCACATTTTTTGAGAGGTTATATTTTGCCACGTTGCATAGTCACTTCTTTGTTTAGTTGTTTGTTCCTTTTCCAGCATATCCACCTTTACTAATATGATCTGCAACATTTCATGAGTTATCTGATTTAGATTTAAATTTTCCTGAACCAGGTTGGTTTCAAAATGTTCTTAGGGATCACTGCATCAGTTACCAGTTGGGATGCTGAAGGAACAAGTTTCAGCCTTGTTCTGGAGGATAATCCCTTGGTAGACTTTGTTGAGCTTCCGGATACTTGCCAAGGTCTTCATTACTGCAATATCTTGAGTGGAGTTTTACGAGGAGCACTGGAGATGGTTGGTTGTCCCTTTCTTATTCACTTCTCTTGTTGCAACTCCTTTTAATTAGATATTACTTGATCGTGACCCACAGGAAACTTCCTTATTAGCATGATCCTAGATATTCTTTCGTAGGGACGTACACAAAACTGATTTTGCATCCCCACAAAATATCTTTCTACTAGATACATCATGCTACATAAATAGTTTTCCACCATCAAGTATTGGCCACAAGTAATTTTGCTATGTGGTAAGATGAGTTTTATCATCCTGTTCCTTCTTATTTACTTCTCTTGTTTTAAACTTCTTTTAATTAGATATTATATGATCATGACCCACATGCAACTTCCTCATTAACATGATCCTCGAAATTCTTTCACAGGGCTGCACGCATAAAACTGATTTTGCATTTGGCATAAAGTATCTTTGACTCCTAAGTAGTATTCCGCCATCAGCTATCAACTGCAAACAATTTGCTATATGGTAAAAGTGAGTTTTTGCTTGTTTCAGGTGTCGATGAAGACTGAAGTCACTTGGGTTCGGGATATGCTGCATGGGGACGATGCATATGAGCTCAGGGTGAAACTTTTGAAACAAGTGCCTGAGGAGTACCCTTATAAAGATGACGAGTAAAATGGATATGCTACGGCAATGATTGGAGTAAAGACCTTCTGTTTTGTTTTGCTCTCGTGAGATTATCTTGCTTTACTGAAAGAGCCATGTTACTCTATATACCAACATATTGCTTAGTCTCTTTGACTTATTTTAAGTTTCCTCCATCCTAAAAATTAACCGTCCATTTGGAAAGATGAACGGTTGACATATTTTGCAGGCTTTTGATCTGTTTATTGCCTCTCCAATAGAAATGCTATTTTAGGGATGTGCGAATGAGGTCGTCAAATAAAGTATCCGAACCGAATGGAACGTAATATAGTCACTTACTCTGtgtgtgtaatatatatatatatatatcacgtgTTGTATGTGTTGTATAGTTGTAAATGTGATAGGCGTATATAAGATGTAATATGTGTCTGGCGTATTAATTCCGTGAGAGATCGAATCATACCTATACAGCTGTGTAGAAACGAAGAGGTTTCTCATCCTTTGCTGCTGCCAGTATATGTTCGGCCCCGGCGGGTTTCATAGTGAGGTGGTACTCTTGTAAATAGCGAAGCAATTTTCCGTTGCCAGCTGGTGGGTCTCATGGAGTCGATCATCCATCCACTCCATCCGAGTGGATCTCTAAGATATGTGTACCAACTAATTGTTATTTAGAACGTATgagtcttatattttaaaaattatattgatatctttataattataaaaataaaatatctaagttCATTTATCCTAACGATATTAGTTTTATCGAttgaaatacaaaaataaatattaaaaaaataattttaacgtttggTGACAGACGACATCGCTAGCATCACTACCAATATAGTTGTCTAACCACATTTGATAATGATAAGATCCACTCTCATCACAATACCACACACCTCCACGAGGAGTGCGTTGTCGACCTCATTGACACTTGCCCCACATTGCTCTGCATTTGCATCAAAGTTGTTATAGTGGCAACTGCGTTGATGTTGATGCAAATGGTGGTGGTCGCTATGACATCTACAGTGAAGATGGTGATCACCTCGTCGCTAACCCCTTAGGTAGATTCCAGCCTCGACTCGTACATGAGGTTGTTGGAGCTCTTTTTGCTCCCCCACAGCTGCGTTAGTTCCGACATCACCTCTCGTTAAGCAACTCTCTCAACGCTCTGCATTTGCGTCGACATCAACACAGATGCAACATCGACACAGATGCAGAGCGATGTTGCTTTACATTTGTGTTGACGCTGATGTCGAGTGGCACTACTCTATATCTGCATCGACATTGATGCAAATACCAAGATGTTCTTTCACTGCTCGATAATTACATTAACACCAATGTAGATGCAAAGCGATAAAAGGGCAACTTGGTAAGTGGTGGTGCCGAAACTAACGTGACAACGAGGGGAGCAACAAGAGCTCTAGCAACCATAATATTGGGTCGAGGTTGGAATCCAGCAGCGAGGCAACTACCATCTTCACCATAGATGCCACGACGACCACCACCATATTTGTTGATGCCAACATAGTTATCGCTTAGTAACTGCATTAGCATCAACGCAGATACAAAGCGCGTGCAGGGGTAGGTGGCGATTAGGTCGGTGGTATGCTCCTCGTAAAGGCAAGTGGCGTCACGATAAGATCGAACCTTATCGTCATTAGAGGTGACCATACAACTACATCGACACTAGCGATGCTACCATCCTTCACCACCGATATCGTCTGTCAtcgaatattaaaataatatttttactttctattttcatattttcatcaataaaattaatatcattaaaataaataaaactaaatatttcactttcatataaTGTCAATAGAAAGTATAGATACTAACTACAATAGTATCTAATTAGCCCTCGTCATCACCATCCATATATTAGTGACGCTTGGCGCCGCTCACTGACGCGGCCAAACTCCGAGTCAGACTCAACGCGAATGAAACTCACCCGCCATCCCCTTATCCGCCCTGCCTAAAACAATCCCACGATTCTATTACATGTAACGAAAAGACAAGAAATTGCTTCGAACAACAGAACAATATATTTGCACAGCTCATAACTAAAAACCAAAGCTGAGCTCCCCATCATCCTGTAGCTCGGCCCACAAATCCATCAACTCCTGCCCCAAATGTTGGTCCGTTTCGTCCTCTTCCCATTGCATTCCAAACTGCTGTTCCTGTAGGTGAATCGTGGAACACAGCGAGATGGGTTGGGTAGTCACCAGAGGTTGCTCCTCCTGGATGGGGAAATTGAGCTTCGCCCGCGGCCCGCGGAACTCGATGGCGGCCGCATCGTAGGcccgcgccgccgcctccgccgtgtCGAACGTCCCCAGCCACTTACGCACCGCCCGCCTCGGGTCCCGGATCTCCGCCGCCCACTTTCCCCACGGTCGCTGCCGCACGCCCCGgtacttgttctccttcttctcccccctcctctccctcctcacCACCTTCCTCTTGCCATCGCCGCTGCCCTCCGACACCACCGGAGCCGGCGGACCCGCATCTCCATCCGCAGCGAAGACGAAGGAGTCGCAGCCCAGGCATCCGCCGATGCCGCAGATCCCACAGGCGGCTGCCTGCGGGAGCTCGGGTGGGTTGCCGCCAACGACGCGGAGCAATGCGGCGACCATCGTGTAATGCTCCTGCTCGCGGGAGACGGGGCAATAGGATGAAAGGAAGGACGGCTTACGTTCATTACGACTCCGCAGGTTTGCGACCATCGTAGTGCGTTGATGGAGATCGGGGTGCAGCTGCTATGGGAGTGTAATATGTAGTTGTTGAGGAGTTGCAGGAAGACGAGGCTTGGGTAGGCGCGATGTGGGCGATATATAAAGGATCTGTGGAACGTGGGGTGGCGCCAGCTGAGGATCACGCGGGGTCGATACGGTGGCGGGTATTGACGTGGGTAAATCGTTTGTTTGGCGGCATTCACCACGTGGAGGACGCGACTGAGACGCAGGTGCCAGCGTCAGAAAAATGGATGGATGACGTCATTAGGATGCGGGAAACACCCACGACCGAGTCGGAACTCGGGAGGCTTCACAGTTGGACTCGGTCAGACACAGCAAGGATGACACGGTTTCGGGTCGGACTTGGTTTTGATATCAAATCTATAACCCGTTATCTACGGATTTCGGACTCGTACAGATCTAAATAAGCCCCAAAATTCCAGATTGG
The window above is part of the Musa acuminata AAA Group cultivar baxijiao chromosome BXJ2-6, Cavendish_Baxijiao_AAA, whole genome shotgun sequence genome. Proteins encoded here:
- the LOC135613407 gene encoding cell number regulator 1-like, which produces MYPSHSPHLHDKYGMTIPVPVPPESHSSPYTPAAMPGRARGSITPWSTGLCHCMDDPGNCLVTCLCPCITFGQIADIVDEGTCSCVASGAVYGLLCLTGMACLYSCFYRSRMRGQHDLEEGPVPDCLIHCCCEPCALCQEYRELRNRGFDMGIGWRANMERQRRGVMLAPVMGAPAIGGMRR
- the LOC135614244 gene encoding uncharacterized protein LOC135614244 isoform X1, which codes for MAPLAPKTGDAVFASVDRVNAELFTLTYGAMVRQLLTDLEEVDEVNKQLDQMGYNIGVRLIDEFLAKSNVSRCVDFKETADVIAKVGFKMFLGITASVTSWDAEGTSFSLVLEDNPLVDFVELPDTCQGLHYCNILSGVLRGALEMVSMKTEVTWVRDMLHGDDAYELRVKLLKQVPEEYPYKDDE
- the LOC135614244 gene encoding uncharacterized protein LOC135614244 isoform X2 — translated: MVRQLLTDLEEVDEVNKQLDQMGYNIGVRLIDEFLAKSNVSRCVDFKETADVIAKVGFKMFLGITASVTSWDAEGTSFSLVLEDNPLVDFVELPDTCQGLHYCNILSGVLRGALEMVSMKTEVTWVRDMLHGDDAYELRVKLLKQVPEEYPYKDDE
- the LOC103986727 gene encoding ethylene-responsive transcription factor ERF109-like, whose product is MVANLRSRNERKPSFLSSYCPVSREQEHYTMVAALLRVVGGNPPELPQAAACGICGIGGCLGCDSFVFAADGDAGPPAPVVSEGSGDGKRKVVRRERRGEKKENKYRGVRQRPWGKWAAEIRDPRRAVRKWLGTFDTAEAAARAYDAAAIEFRGPRAKLNFPIQEEQPLVTTQPISLCSTIHLQEQQFGMQWEEDETDQHLGQELMDLWAELQDDGELSFGF